A stretch of Microbacterium caowuchunii DNA encodes these proteins:
- a CDS encoding M13 family metallopeptidase — protein sequence MTESPRAGLALDELSAEIRPQDDLYRYVNGEWIDRTEIPEDKARWGSFHLLAEQAEKDVRAIIEESRTAEPGTEARKIGDLFTSFLDTDLIEKLGREPLGDQLDRVDTVTDIPSFLRLVGELERDGVGGIIDLYVEPDPGNPQRYVPFFVQSGLSMPDESYYRLDGFEETRTAFRGHIERILDLAGVPDAGAAADRIIALETELSAHHWDNVRSRDAVATYNLKTWDEVVGLTGVDLQPWLEGVAPNHADAFTEVVVSQPSFLEGLGAALGEDRLDDWKAWLRFKIVHAAAAFLSDAFVEENFSFYGTQLTGVPVNRERWKRGVSLVEAALGEAVGKVYVERHYPPTAKAAMDELVANLIEAYRQSISSLEWMSPETRERALAKLDAFTPKIGYPVRWKDYSGLELDATDLVGNVRRAHVHEHDRQLGKVGQPIDRDEWYMTPQTVNAYYNPLMNEIVFPAAILQYPFFDAERDAAANYGGIGAVIGHEIGHGFDDQGSRFDGDGSLRDWWTDADRTAFEERTASLIAQFDALVPRGLGEENHVNGALTIGENIGDLGGLGIAIRAYRLSLGDEESPEIDGFSGIQRLFLSWAQIWQQKSRDAETIRLLTIDPHSPNEFRCNQIVRNIDAFYEAFDVTGSDGLWLDQDQRVTIW from the coding sequence ATGACCGAATCCCCCCGCGCCGGTCTCGCGCTCGACGAACTGAGTGCCGAGATCCGTCCCCAGGACGACCTCTACCGCTACGTCAACGGCGAATGGATCGACCGGACGGAGATCCCCGAGGACAAGGCCCGCTGGGGGTCGTTCCACCTTCTCGCCGAGCAGGCGGAGAAGGACGTGCGCGCCATCATCGAGGAGTCCCGCACCGCCGAGCCCGGCACCGAGGCACGCAAGATCGGCGACCTGTTCACGAGCTTCCTCGACACCGATCTGATCGAGAAGCTGGGACGCGAGCCGCTCGGCGACCAGCTCGACCGTGTCGACACGGTCACCGACATCCCCTCGTTCCTCCGACTGGTCGGCGAGCTCGAGCGTGACGGCGTGGGCGGCATCATCGACCTCTACGTCGAGCCCGATCCCGGCAACCCGCAGCGTTACGTGCCGTTCTTCGTGCAGTCCGGCCTCTCGATGCCCGATGAGAGCTACTACCGCTTGGACGGCTTCGAGGAGACGCGGACCGCTTTCCGCGGCCACATCGAGCGGATCCTCGATCTCGCCGGTGTCCCGGATGCGGGCGCCGCCGCCGACCGCATCATCGCACTCGAGACCGAACTGTCCGCGCATCACTGGGACAACGTCCGCAGTCGCGACGCGGTGGCCACCTACAACCTGAAGACCTGGGACGAGGTGGTCGGCCTCACGGGCGTCGACCTGCAGCCCTGGCTGGAGGGCGTCGCGCCGAATCACGCCGATGCCTTCACCGAGGTCGTCGTCTCCCAGCCGAGCTTCCTGGAGGGCCTGGGTGCCGCGCTGGGCGAGGACCGCCTCGACGACTGGAAGGCGTGGCTGCGGTTCAAGATCGTGCACGCTGCGGCGGCCTTCCTCTCGGACGCCTTCGTCGAGGAGAACTTCTCGTTCTACGGCACCCAGCTCACCGGCGTGCCGGTCAACCGCGAACGCTGGAAGCGCGGCGTCAGCCTCGTGGAGGCGGCGCTCGGCGAGGCCGTCGGCAAGGTCTACGTGGAACGGCACTACCCGCCGACCGCGAAGGCGGCGATGGACGAGCTGGTCGCGAACCTCATCGAGGCCTACCGCCAGTCGATCTCGTCGCTCGAGTGGATGAGCCCGGAGACGCGCGAGCGGGCGCTGGCCAAGCTCGACGCCTTCACCCCCAAGATCGGTTACCCGGTGCGGTGGAAGGACTACTCGGGTCTCGAACTCGACGCCACGGACCTCGTCGGCAACGTCCGCCGCGCGCACGTGCACGAGCACGACCGTCAGCTCGGCAAGGTGGGTCAGCCGATCGACCGCGACGAGTGGTACATGACGCCGCAGACGGTGAACGCGTACTACAACCCGCTGATGAACGAGATCGTGTTCCCGGCCGCCATCCTGCAGTACCCGTTCTTCGACGCGGAGCGGGATGCGGCGGCGAACTACGGCGGCATCGGTGCGGTCATCGGTCACGAGATCGGGCACGGCTTCGACGACCAGGGCAGCCGTTTCGACGGCGACGGATCCCTGCGGGACTGGTGGACGGATGCCGATCGCACCGCCTTCGAGGAGCGCACGGCCAGCCTCATCGCCCAGTTCGACGCGCTGGTGCCGCGCGGGCTCGGTGAGGAGAACCACGTCAACGGTGCGCTCACGATCGGCGAGAACATCGGCGACCTGGGCGGGCTCGGCATCGCCATCCGGGCGTACCGGCTCTCGCTCGGCGACGAGGAGTCTCCGGAGATCGACGGCTTCAGCGGCATCCAGCGGCTGTTCCTGAGCTGGGCGCAGATCTGGCAGCAGAAGAGCCGGGATGCGGAGACCATCCGGCTGCTGACGATCGACCCGCACTCGCCGAACGAGTTCCGGTGCAACCAGATCGTGCGCAACATCGACGCCTTCTACGAGGCCTTCGACGTGACCGGTTCGGACGGCCTCTGGCTGGACCAGGACCAGCGCGTCACCATCTGGTAA
- a CDS encoding amino acid ABC transporter permease, whose product MTIPILTSPRSGEVDVADARPRFRPWRWVVGVLLALVVVQLTIFFVTNPRFEWNVVAEYLFAPSVLMGLLVSLMLTAVGMILGSLLGTALAAGQLSDFAPVRWACVVFVGVFRGVPPLVQLIFWYNLAYLLPKIAVGVPFGPELFAWNTNDVITPLTAAIIGLSLHEAAYMAEIIRAGISSVDQGQRDAAKAMGFSPWHTFTRVVLPQAMRVIIPPTGSQVIALLKGTSLVSVIAMGDLLHSVQVIYNRTYEVVPMLIVAVIWYLVVVTLLTLVQRRVEARFNRGLSRETRVRKTVQRLEVAE is encoded by the coding sequence GTGACCATCCCCATCCTCACGTCGCCCAGAAGTGGCGAGGTGGACGTCGCCGATGCCCGTCCCCGGTTCCGACCGTGGCGGTGGGTGGTCGGTGTGCTCCTCGCGCTGGTCGTCGTCCAGCTGACCATCTTCTTCGTCACCAACCCGCGGTTCGAGTGGAACGTGGTGGCGGAGTACCTCTTCGCCCCGAGCGTGCTGATGGGGCTGCTGGTGTCCCTGATGCTGACGGCGGTCGGCATGATCCTGGGCTCGCTGCTCGGCACGGCCCTCGCCGCCGGCCAGCTGTCGGACTTCGCGCCGGTGCGCTGGGCGTGCGTCGTGTTCGTCGGGGTGTTCCGCGGCGTCCCCCCGCTCGTCCAGCTGATCTTCTGGTACAACCTCGCGTACCTGCTGCCGAAGATCGCCGTGGGGGTGCCCTTCGGGCCGGAACTGTTCGCCTGGAACACCAACGACGTGATCACGCCGTTGACCGCCGCGATCATCGGGCTGTCGCTGCACGAGGCGGCCTACATGGCGGAGATCATCCGTGCCGGGATCTCCTCCGTGGACCAGGGGCAGCGGGATGCGGCGAAGGCCATGGGGTTCTCGCCGTGGCACACGTTCACCCGGGTCGTCCTCCCGCAGGCGATGCGCGTGATCATCCCGCCCACCGGTTCGCAGGTGATCGCGCTCCTGAAGGGCACGTCGCTCGTCAGCGTGATCGCCATGGGCGACCTGCTGCACTCCGTGCAGGTCATCTACAACCGCACCTACGAGGTGGTCCCGATGCTCATCGTCGCCGTCATCTGGTACCTCGTCGTCGTCACGCTGCTGACCCTCGTGCAGCGTCGCGTCGAGGCCCGCTTCAACCGAGGTCTGTCGCGGGAGACGCGCGTCCGGAAGACCGTGCAGCGACTGGAGGTCGCCGAGTGA
- a CDS encoding MATE family efflux transporter, which translates to MASPATLNRQILALAVPALGALVAEPLFLIVDAALVGHLGVVPLAALGIAGAVLQTIVGLMVFLAYSTTPAVARRFGAGQHGSAVSAGIDGMWLALGLGFVLAVLGYFATPGLVGLFGADPAVSADAETYLGISMWGLPAMLIVFAATGLLRGMQDTVTPLWIAGVGFAMNALLNALFIYGFGWGIAGSAAGTVAAQWGMVAAYVAVVGRLARRHSAAVGLRRDTMSSTARAGGWMFLRTVSLRGALLATVAAATALGTEELAGWQVAFTLFSTAAFALDALAIAAQALVGKGLGAGDTALARRVLGRTVAWGVWFGVLVGAGIAASSGVIGLVFTSDPAIAALIQPALLVLAVAQPMCGVVFVLDGVLIGAGDARYLALAGVANLVPFVPALLIVLWAGATGSAGLAWLAVTFFGVYMAARLVTLGWRVRGARWMTAGA; encoded by the coding sequence GTGGCATCCCCCGCAACCCTGAACCGGCAGATCCTCGCCCTCGCCGTCCCCGCGCTCGGTGCGCTCGTGGCCGAACCGCTCTTCCTGATCGTCGACGCGGCGCTCGTCGGCCATCTCGGCGTCGTGCCGCTGGCGGCACTCGGCATCGCGGGAGCGGTGCTGCAGACGATCGTCGGGCTGATGGTCTTCCTCGCCTACTCCACGACCCCGGCCGTCGCGCGCCGGTTCGGTGCCGGTCAGCACGGCAGCGCGGTCTCCGCCGGCATCGACGGGATGTGGCTGGCCCTCGGCCTCGGTTTCGTCCTCGCCGTCCTCGGTTATTTCGCCACCCCGGGGTTGGTGGGTCTGTTCGGCGCGGATCCCGCCGTGTCCGCGGATGCCGAGACGTACCTCGGCATCTCGATGTGGGGCCTGCCGGCCATGCTGATCGTGTTCGCGGCGACCGGGCTGCTGCGCGGCATGCAGGACACCGTGACCCCGCTCTGGATCGCGGGCGTGGGGTTCGCGATGAACGCCCTGCTGAACGCCCTCTTCATCTACGGCTTCGGCTGGGGGATCGCCGGGTCCGCCGCCGGGACGGTCGCCGCCCAGTGGGGCATGGTCGCGGCGTACGTGGCCGTCGTCGGCCGGCTGGCGCGCCGGCACTCGGCCGCGGTCGGACTGCGTCGCGACACGATGTCGAGCACGGCCCGTGCGGGCGGGTGGATGTTCCTGCGCACCGTGTCCCTGCGGGGGGCGCTGCTGGCGACCGTTGCCGCCGCGACCGCTCTCGGCACCGAGGAACTCGCCGGGTGGCAGGTCGCCTTCACCCTCTTCTCCACGGCGGCGTTCGCGCTGGACGCCCTCGCCATCGCCGCCCAGGCGCTCGTGGGCAAAGGGCTCGGCGCGGGCGACACCGCGCTCGCGCGTCGGGTGCTCGGGCGCACCGTGGCGTGGGGGGTCTGGTTCGGCGTGCTGGTGGGCGCCGGCATCGCGGCCTCGTCGGGCGTGATCGGCCTGGTCTTCACCTCGGATCCGGCCATCGCCGCCCTCATCCAACCCGCCCTGCTGGTGCTGGCGGTCGCCCAGCCCATGTGCGGGGTGGTCTTCGTGCTCGACGGCGTGCTGATCGGCGCGGGTGATGCGCGGTATCTCGCACTCGCCGGCGTGGCCAATCTCGTCCCGTTCGTGCCGGCCCTGCTGATCGTGCTCTGGGCGGGTGCAACGGGTTCGGCGGGCCTGGCGTGGCTCGCCGTGACGTTCTTCGGCGTCTACATGGCGGCGCGGCTGGTCACCCTCGGCTGGCGGGTGCGCGGCGCACGGTGGATGACCGCGGGCGCGTAG
- a CDS encoding CaiB/BaiF CoA transferase family protein: MSEAKGPLEGKTVLDLTTALAGPYATLLLAGLGARVIKIENPSRGGDSSRNNSPYVTADGLSMLRTSADDMSVSMMVRGRNKESITLNLKHPRSREVFLDLAREADIIVENYSAGVTARLGIDYAAVREVNPALVYTSISGFGAQGVEGDGKAMDTIIQALSGVMMTAGEPGDAPVRFGLPVGDLVAPLFAVIGTLSAVIHANATGEGQHVDVSMLGSLTSLVACEPFDALESVGIPLRTGAVVPRLAPFGTFRAVDGWFAICAPTDAFAGGLLRALGREDLVDDERYATRDARVRNADELHGRIQEWAARKPLSEVLAALSGNGVPAAPVRDTAEAVRDELVLARKEVVPLIHPQFGFVEGLYGSGLPVMFSRSRTDLSRPAPGLGEQTEDVLSEMLGYDDATIGGLRGEGVL, from the coding sequence GTGAGCGAAGCCAAAGGACCCCTCGAGGGAAAGACGGTGCTCGATCTGACCACCGCGCTGGCGGGCCCCTACGCCACGCTGCTGCTGGCGGGCCTCGGCGCACGGGTGATCAAGATCGAGAACCCGTCCCGGGGCGGGGACTCCTCGCGCAACAACTCCCCGTACGTCACGGCGGACGGGCTCAGCATGCTGCGCACCTCGGCGGACGACATGTCGGTGTCCATGATGGTGCGCGGCCGCAACAAGGAGAGCATCACGCTGAACCTGAAGCACCCGCGCAGCCGCGAGGTCTTCCTCGATCTCGCCCGCGAGGCGGACATCATCGTGGAGAACTACAGCGCGGGCGTCACCGCCCGGCTCGGGATCGACTACGCGGCCGTCCGTGAGGTGAACCCGGCGCTGGTCTACACCTCCATCAGCGGGTTCGGGGCGCAGGGCGTCGAGGGCGACGGCAAGGCGATGGACACCATCATCCAGGCGCTCAGCGGAGTGATGATGACCGCCGGCGAACCCGGCGACGCCCCCGTGCGGTTCGGTCTGCCGGTGGGCGATCTGGTCGCTCCGCTGTTCGCGGTGATCGGCACGCTCTCCGCCGTCATCCACGCGAATGCGACGGGCGAGGGGCAGCACGTCGACGTGTCGATGCTCGGCAGCCTCACCTCCCTCGTCGCCTGCGAACCGTTCGACGCGCTCGAATCCGTCGGGATCCCGCTGCGCACGGGTGCCGTCGTGCCGCGCCTCGCGCCGTTCGGCACCTTCCGTGCCGTGGACGGCTGGTTCGCCATCTGCGCGCCCACCGATGCGTTCGCCGGGGGCCTCCTGCGTGCGCTCGGACGGGAGGACCTGGTCGACGACGAACGCTACGCGACCCGCGACGCCCGCGTCCGGAACGCCGATGAACTGCACGGGCGCATCCAGGAGTGGGCCGCCCGCAAGCCGCTGTCCGAGGTGCTGGCCGCGCTCAGCGGCAACGGCGTTCCCGCGGCGCCCGTGCGGGACACCGCGGAAGCGGTGCGCGACGAGCTGGTCCTCGCCCGCAAGGAGGTCGTCCCCCTCATCCACCCGCAGTTCGGGTTCGTCGAGGGGCTCTACGGGAGCGGGCTGCCGGTGATGTTCTCCCGCAGTCGCACCGACCTGTCGCGTCCCGCGCCCGGTCTCGGTGAGCAGACCGAGGACGTGCTCTCCGAGATGCTCGGGTACGACGACGCCACGATCGGGGGCCTCCGCGGCGAGGGAGTGCTGTGA
- a CDS encoding transporter substrate-binding domain-containing protein has product MRAKFALIPLVAAALALAGCAASGGETPAEPTDSAPTGADAPLYDLLPDDIKEAGVITMAGDTHPPYRTIESDGAFTGIDPDLQAALSAQLGVPFEMATSSGLDAMLTGMLSGRYDGFNGPVRATPEREADFDAIVWMTTRTSYVYPADKEKDFPDSEAVCGKRVAGVQGSVVETQLERLNEWCVAEGLDPAELIGLEDTNSTVLAMNSGRADLVGTTQASAIDLIATQAGKYGYVMQTDEQGAGVDQLAMFLPKGSGLAEPMMAAFEAIFEDGQYGEIMAAYGIEEASVDKPVLNPYTG; this is encoded by the coding sequence ATGCGAGCAAAGTTCGCTCTCATCCCGCTGGTGGCTGCGGCCCTGGCCCTCGCCGGATGCGCCGCGTCCGGGGGCGAGACCCCTGCCGAACCTACCGACAGTGCCCCGACCGGCGCGGACGCGCCGCTGTACGACCTCCTTCCCGACGACATCAAGGAGGCGGGCGTCATCACGATGGCGGGCGACACGCACCCGCCGTACCGCACCATCGAGTCGGACGGCGCGTTCACCGGAATCGACCCCGACCTCCAGGCGGCGCTGTCCGCGCAGCTGGGCGTGCCCTTCGAGATGGCCACGTCGTCCGGCCTCGACGCCATGCTCACCGGCATGCTGTCCGGACGGTACGACGGATTCAACGGCCCCGTGCGCGCCACCCCCGAGCGGGAGGCCGACTTCGACGCCATCGTCTGGATGACGACGCGCACGAGCTACGTGTACCCGGCCGACAAGGAGAAGGACTTCCCCGACAGCGAGGCCGTGTGCGGCAAGCGCGTCGCCGGCGTCCAGGGCTCCGTCGTCGAGACGCAGCTCGAACGACTCAACGAATGGTGCGTCGCGGAGGGCCTCGACCCGGCCGAGCTCATCGGTCTCGAGGACACCAACTCCACCGTGCTCGCGATGAACTCCGGCCGCGCCGACCTGGTCGGAACGACCCAGGCCTCGGCCATCGACCTCATCGCCACGCAGGCAGGCAAGTACGGGTACGTCATGCAGACCGACGAGCAGGGCGCGGGCGTCGACCAGCTCGCGATGTTCCTGCCGAAGGGATCCGGGCTCGCCGAACCGATGATGGCGGCGTTCGAGGCCATCTTCGAGGACGGTCAGTACGGGGAGATCATGGCGGCCTACGGCATCGAGGAAGCATCCGTCGACAAGCCCGTCCTGAACCCGTACACCGGCTGA
- a CDS encoding 2-hydroxyacyl-CoA dehydratase family protein yields MRPAPTIGIVGNDVPRQLVSAAGAVPRRLTGSWSGPIGAEAAAHLGAVDPVTARILTELLGPDAPALDAIVVCNDSQAHLRLFYVLRMLGDRGIPPVHLVDLPRQEDAATRRFAQVQFTRLAEFCSRVTGVQPGSSAWRRAAAGERAVGDALTRLRGRRRAQPAGTVSGTAALQALLTAASVAPEDAVLALDAAEEEPDAASLRVHVTGSNHPDTALYVALERQGVTVVSEDHDTGDLSWLGVAVDGDDLATVTQGLVAAHFRRSSGSAVSTIAERASLCRTSAETAGAQGVLALVRAGDEAPLWDLAASATVLGAAGMPLVRRRGLTPENVEAALADIAAELRTRGGEPA; encoded by the coding sequence GTGAGACCCGCACCGACGATCGGGATCGTCGGCAACGACGTCCCGCGTCAGCTCGTCTCCGCGGCCGGAGCCGTGCCACGTCGCCTGACCGGCAGCTGGTCGGGCCCGATCGGCGCCGAGGCGGCCGCGCACCTCGGCGCCGTCGACCCGGTCACGGCCCGCATCCTGACCGAACTCCTGGGGCCGGACGCCCCTGCGCTCGACGCGATCGTGGTGTGCAACGACTCGCAGGCGCACCTGCGGCTCTTCTACGTCCTGCGGATGCTGGGCGACCGAGGGATCCCGCCGGTCCACCTCGTCGATCTGCCCCGCCAAGAGGACGCCGCCACCCGGCGTTTCGCGCAGGTCCAGTTCACCCGGCTGGCCGAGTTCTGCTCCCGCGTCACCGGGGTCCAGCCGGGCTCCTCCGCCTGGCGGCGTGCCGCAGCGGGCGAACGGGCCGTCGGCGACGCGCTCACGCGCCTGCGCGGGCGCCGACGCGCGCAGCCGGCGGGCACCGTCTCCGGCACCGCCGCCCTGCAGGCGCTGCTCACTGCTGCGAGCGTAGCGCCGGAGGACGCCGTCCTCGCGCTCGACGCCGCGGAGGAAGAGCCGGATGCCGCATCCCTCCGCGTTCACGTCACCGGCAGCAATCATCCCGACACCGCGCTCTACGTCGCGCTGGAACGGCAGGGCGTCACCGTGGTGAGCGAGGACCATGACACCGGGGACCTGTCCTGGCTGGGCGTCGCGGTGGACGGCGACGACCTCGCCACCGTCACGCAGGGCCTCGTCGCCGCGCACTTCCGGCGGTCGAGCGGCTCCGCCGTCTCGACCATCGCCGAACGTGCCTCGCTCTGCCGCACGAGCGCCGAGACGGCCGGTGCGCAGGGCGTCCTGGCGCTCGTCCGCGCGGGCGACGAGGCCCCGTTGTGGGATCTGGCCGCCTCCGCCACCGTGCTGGGCGCGGCGGGGATGCCGCTCGTCCGACGCCGCGGGCTCACCCCGGAGAACGTCGAGGCCGCGCTCGCGGACATCGCGGCCGAACTGCGTACCCGAGGAGGGGAACCGGCATGA
- a CDS encoding serine hydrolase encodes MAIQPDPPRGTDARDTRRRSKSLPRRAAAGRRSFTSTLKALRSLAESGAQVSVRIDDLDRGGSVLVGDDYLSLPIAGLGVVPLLVEVAARFDEGTLDPLEIVDRSTLEPVHVGGIWQHLKAPALPLVDIAVLAASSGDALAANALLARVGLPAVRARAERLGLTRSALMDSFRDHRGPDDAPHVALGSAREYAQLFAALVNSSAVNPAVSAQVAEWLSRNQDLSLVGSATGLDPFAHDDDQHGLLFINKTGRAFGIRTEAGVLAGPRAGVAYALFVCFDDLSVIHRLRAHEAFRVLGVELMEYVY; translated from the coding sequence GTGGCCATCCAGCCCGATCCCCCGCGGGGGACGGACGCCCGGGACACCCGGCGCCGGTCGAAGTCGCTGCCGCGGCGCGCTGCGGCGGGCAGGCGCTCGTTCACGTCCACGCTGAAGGCGCTGCGGTCCCTGGCGGAGTCGGGAGCACAGGTCTCGGTCCGTATCGACGACCTGGACCGGGGCGGCTCGGTGCTGGTGGGCGACGACTACCTGAGCCTGCCCATCGCCGGTCTCGGCGTGGTGCCGCTGCTGGTCGAGGTCGCCGCGCGGTTCGACGAAGGCACTCTCGACCCGCTCGAGATCGTGGACCGGTCCACCCTCGAGCCGGTGCATGTCGGCGGTATCTGGCAGCACCTGAAGGCCCCCGCGCTTCCGCTGGTCGACATCGCGGTGCTCGCCGCATCCAGCGGTGACGCCCTCGCCGCCAACGCCCTGCTGGCACGCGTGGGGCTCCCCGCCGTCCGGGCGCGCGCGGAGCGACTGGGCCTGACCCGTTCCGCGCTCATGGACAGCTTCCGGGACCACCGGGGGCCGGATGATGCGCCGCACGTGGCGCTGGGGTCGGCGCGGGAGTACGCGCAGCTGTTCGCGGCGCTGGTGAACTCCTCGGCCGTGAACCCGGCCGTCAGCGCTCAGGTCGCAGAGTGGCTGAGTCGTAACCAGGACCTCTCGCTGGTCGGGTCGGCCACCGGTCTCGATCCCTTCGCGCACGACGACGATCAGCACGGACTCCTCTTCATCAACAAGACGGGCCGGGCCTTCGGCATCCGCACCGAGGCGGGTGTGCTGGCGGGCCCGCGCGCGGGCGTCGCCTACGCGCTGTTCGTGTGCTTCGACGACCTGTCGGTGATCCACCGGCTCCGCGCGCACGAGGCCTTCCGCGTGCTCGGCGTCGAGCTGATGGAATACGTCTACTGA
- a CDS encoding amino acid ABC transporter ATP-binding protein, which yields MSAERTAIPVLEVVGLRKSFGDNPALDGVDFRVEDSEVVAVLGPSGSGKSTLVRCIDQLESIDGGSMYLDGELLGYERHNGHVRPLRDADVQRQRRRMGMVFQQFNLFPHWTVLRNITEAPIAVHGVAPAEAKKRALELLDRVGLADKADAHPRQLSGGQQQRVAIARAVAARPRVLLFDEPTSSLDPELVDEVLHVMKDLATSGMTMVVVTHEMDFARGVADRCVFMAEGKVIEDRPAQEFFAAPRSTRLKAFLTRSSQAETSAP from the coding sequence GTGAGCGCCGAACGAACAGCCATCCCCGTGCTCGAGGTCGTCGGCCTGAGGAAATCCTTCGGAGACAACCCCGCTCTCGACGGCGTCGACTTCCGGGTGGAGGACTCCGAGGTCGTGGCGGTCCTCGGCCCCTCCGGCTCCGGCAAGTCCACCCTCGTCCGCTGCATCGACCAGCTGGAGTCGATCGACGGCGGGTCGATGTACCTGGACGGAGAGCTGCTCGGCTACGAGCGGCACAACGGCCACGTCCGGCCGCTGCGCGACGCCGACGTCCAGCGTCAGCGCCGCCGGATGGGGATGGTGTTCCAGCAGTTCAACCTGTTCCCGCACTGGACGGTGCTGCGCAACATCACCGAGGCGCCCATCGCCGTGCACGGCGTCGCGCCCGCCGAGGCGAAGAAACGCGCCCTGGAGCTGCTGGACCGGGTGGGGCTCGCCGACAAGGCCGACGCGCACCCCCGTCAGCTCTCCGGTGGGCAGCAGCAGCGCGTGGCGATCGCCCGCGCCGTCGCGGCCCGGCCGCGCGTGCTGCTGTTCGACGAGCCCACGAGCTCGCTCGATCCGGAGCTCGTCGACGAGGTCCTGCACGTGATGAAGGACCTCGCCACCAGCGGCATGACGATGGTCGTGGTCACCCATGAGATGGACTTCGCCCGCGGCGTCGCCGACCGATGCGTGTTCATGGCGGAGGGCAAGGTGATCGAGGACCGCCCGGCACAGGAGTTCTTCGCGGCTCCGCGCTCGACCAGGCTGAAGGCGTTCCTGACCCGCTCCTCGCAGGCGGAGACGTCTGCGCCATGA
- a CDS encoding CapA family protein, translating to MITLLATGDLVLETPDATALLAAAAPVLAEGDLVVGHLEVPHVRTARVLTTDVPALPAPPSALDAVAAAGFDVLTLAGNHIYDFGPEGIAETQRHCADRGMLTAGAGVDLDAALAPAIVDRGGRRIAVLSINCVGPRDSWATSLKPGAAYIEVVTHYEPRGANPGGPPRIFTFAEPRSLARVVEVVHETAAEGAVVVVALHKGLVHVPVEIADYEIEIAHAMIDAGAHVVIGHHAHILKGVEVYRDRPIFHGLGNFATVTKALSARPGDAAERAGWARERVRLFGFVPDPETPDYPFHPESRNTAIARVEVAADGSVRASLIPCEIDRDARPAPTGAGERGDRVADYIRRITAEAGFDTEFDWQGDRLTVARKEVAS from the coding sequence ATGATCACTCTGCTCGCGACCGGCGACCTCGTCCTCGAGACGCCGGATGCCACTGCATTGCTCGCCGCGGCCGCACCGGTACTCGCCGAGGGCGACCTGGTGGTCGGACACCTCGAGGTCCCGCACGTACGCACGGCGCGGGTGCTGACGACGGATGTCCCCGCCCTCCCGGCGCCGCCGAGCGCGCTGGATGCGGTCGCCGCCGCGGGATTCGACGTGCTGACCCTCGCGGGGAACCACATCTACGACTTCGGGCCGGAGGGCATCGCGGAGACGCAGCGGCACTGCGCCGACCGTGGCATGCTGACCGCGGGTGCGGGGGTGGACCTCGACGCGGCGCTGGCGCCGGCCATCGTGGACCGCGGCGGGCGGCGGATCGCCGTGCTCAGCATCAACTGCGTCGGCCCCCGCGACTCGTGGGCGACGTCGCTGAAGCCGGGCGCCGCGTACATCGAGGTCGTCACGCACTACGAACCCCGCGGCGCCAACCCCGGCGGACCGCCGCGGATCTTCACCTTCGCCGAACCGCGCTCGCTGGCACGGGTGGTCGAGGTCGTGCACGAGACCGCGGCGGAAGGCGCCGTCGTCGTCGTCGCCCTGCACAAGGGTCTCGTGCATGTACCGGTCGAGATCGCCGACTACGAGATCGAGATCGCGCACGCGATGATCGATGCCGGCGCGCACGTCGTGATCGGGCATCACGCGCACATCCTGAAGGGCGTCGAGGTGTACCGTGACCGTCCGATCTTCCACGGTCTCGGGAACTTCGCGACCGTCACGAAGGCGTTGTCCGCCAGGCCCGGGGATGCCGCCGAACGGGCGGGTTGGGCACGTGAGCGGGTGCGCCTGTTCGGGTTCGTGCCCGACCCGGAGACGCCCGACTACCCGTTCCATCCGGAGAGCCGGAACACGGCGATCGCCCGGGTCGAGGTGGCGGCCGACGGTTCTGTGCGCGCCTCGCTCATCCCCTGCGAGATCGACCGCGACGCGCGCCCGGCGCCCACCGGCGCCGGCGAACGCGGGGACCGGGTCGCCGACTACATCCGTCGGATCACCGCCGAGGCGGGCTTCGACACCGAATTCGACTGGCAGGGCGACCGTCTCACGGTCGCAAGGAAGGAAGTGGCGTCGTGA